AAATACAGCCATGACCACCGCAAAGATCAGCATGTACATCCTACCCTCACCAACGCCGGGCCGCCGGCACGCGTCGCTCCTTCTAACGCTCTGCTCCTCCCTAGCCTCCCTAGATCCATTGCCGGCGCTCCTGTCCGTCGTCCCACCATCCTTCGTCCCAGCCGCACTAGCATTCTTCCACGGCGGCATTACCGCGGTTGGTGGTGGCGGCGGATCCACCGCGCCACCACCAGCATCCCCCACGCTCGCAGTCACAGATGGCGACGCCGGCGGCGCATCATAATCCGTCTGCAGCAACGTCACTGAAGCAAGAAACATAAATTTCAGCAACTACTCGGCGTCTGTGCTGGTCGATCACGAGTCCATGCCCGGCCGGACGCAAGAAAAGCTTTGTGCGAATGGTCACCTTGGCAGGTCGCCAGAGGAGGCGCGTAGAGGTAGCACCCGGGCAGCGGCAGCACCATGGGGAGCGTGGGGATGAGGGTGGCGATGAGGCCGGCGAGCACGCCGTTGGCCAGCGGCAGCGAGCACAGGCAGCGGCGGCCGGCGTCGAGCGCCTGGTTCAGCGACGAGCAGCAGGCGGCACTTATGTTcacggcgccgccgccggacgtcGCCATCCCCAGGCACGGCACCAGGTTCACCCCCTGGAGCAGGTTGCAGCACGGCGCGTGGACGGCGTGTGCCCTCGCGGTGCCGCTCGCCATCGCCAGTGCGACAGCAAGAAGTAGCAGATGGAGAGCCGCGGCCGCGTGTGATGATCGGCACTGGAAGTGTTGTTGTGGCTTGATTGGTGGTACTAAGTTCATGCTGATCGCGCGATAGGTGCTAGCTAGTCCCTACCTCTGCTCATCTGTTTAATTACGTAGCTAGAGCAGGTATAAATAGGACAGAGTGCAGCACCAATGTTCAGTCAAACGAAGACTCAGCGAGATTATTGTTTTCTGTCTATTTTGTAGTAGGAAATTTTGAAATGCAACAAGTAACTAGAATGATCTGCGGTTGACTCATGCATACCATGTGGCCTTCTTCATGCAGAAACGGTGCATATGTTTGACTCTGTACCTACCCGTGCTCCTTACTTCTTCAATATTGTTAGACCCTCATAAGTTTGAAAAGAAAATTGATAAAGGAGCTATAGGCTACTATCTTTATCCCTTGTCTTGTGACTCTGCAGTTGCATGCATGAACTTGTAGAAATTTGCTTGCTTTTGCTTTTCCATGGAGTCACGGTGTAGTATGgtctgatgaagctatgtacctagggtagggtcatggatctgttcaagataccctccccaaggacatctctaaaggAACCAGAAGCGGTCGAAgcaaaatcatcatccactcgaccgtgaagctatgttccactcgacagtaTAGAAGACACTCGACTATGCGAACAACCACTCGACGATACAAGAAACCACTCGGAGTGTAGAAGGCTTAACGTCACTCAGGATGA
This window of the Triticum urartu cultivar G1812 unplaced genomic scaffold, Tu2.1 TuUngrouped_contig_6381, whole genome shotgun sequence genome carries:
- the LOC125530530 gene encoding non-specific lipid transfer protein GPI-anchored 29-like, whose translation is MNLVPPIKPQQHFQCRSSHAAAALHLLLLAVALAMASGTARAHAVHAPCCNLLQGVNLVPCLGMATSGGGAVNISAACCSSLNQALDAGRRCLCSLPLANGVLAGLIATLIPTLPMVLPLPGCYLYAPPLATCQVTLLQTDYDAPPASPSVTASVGDAGGGAVDPPPPPTAVMPPWKNASAAGTKDGGTTDRSAGNGSREAREEQSVRRSDACRRPGVGEGRMYMLIFAVVMAVFLFD